The following are from one region of the Psychromonas sp. psych-6C06 genome:
- a CDS encoding PIN domain-containing protein yields MKNVFPGHFKHDETKLTDIWENSLFVFDANILLNLYRYSDTTRQDFLALMEQIKDRIFLPHQAAAEYLKNRITTINAQKKSYEDSINSIGKVRKSLKESTQHPFVKSEILDKLDDVFEELKTELNGNKAVHTDRIVNDDIKDSLGLIFEGRTGESYSDKTLEEIIMDGAKRYEQQIPPGYMDAKTKKVNGDCKVLKEKCRPYGDLIVWKQLLEKAKEEDNSVIFITDDSKEDWWELAGKVTIGPRPELTEEFVSVVKKDFHMYSADKFLVLARKYLGSEASDETLKEVQEVSQRETIEFADVLESFNKYRHHDRPDKYDLPMEYYNDRGENDSEFIDHSFSTKKRKNLRALYDAALNEIERLRHERLTTLAKISEQRKISFNLEKEYSGLVISEGDSSSRGIELGNMIEASKRELERLDTILMGLSQNIANMQSEKRSVVGASRLNPDQIDSPSFL; encoded by the coding sequence ATGAAAAATGTATTTCCTGGCCATTTCAAGCATGATGAAACCAAATTAACTGATATTTGGGAAAACTCCCTGTTTGTTTTTGATGCGAATATTTTACTAAACCTTTACAGGTATTCTGATACTACCCGACAAGATTTTTTGGCTTTGATGGAACAGATAAAAGACCGAATTTTCCTGCCTCATCAGGCTGCCGCGGAATATTTGAAAAACCGAATTACGACTATTAATGCGCAAAAAAAGAGTTATGAAGATAGCATCAATAGCATTGGAAAGGTCAGAAAAAGTCTCAAAGAGTCTACTCAACACCCATTTGTGAAATCTGAAATTCTGGACAAATTAGACGATGTATTCGAAGAGTTGAAAACAGAGCTTAACGGGAACAAAGCAGTACATACAGACCGAATTGTTAACGACGATATAAAAGACTCCCTTGGTTTGATTTTTGAAGGACGAACAGGTGAAAGCTATTCTGATAAGACATTAGAAGAAATTATCATGGACGGCGCTAAACGGTATGAACAACAGATACCTCCTGGTTATATGGATGCTAAGACCAAGAAAGTTAATGGTGATTGCAAGGTATTAAAGGAAAAATGTAGACCTTACGGTGATTTGATTGTCTGGAAGCAGTTATTGGAAAAAGCCAAAGAGGAAGATAACAGTGTAATCTTCATTACTGATGATAGTAAAGAAGATTGGTGGGAACTAGCAGGTAAAGTGACTATTGGGCCTAGACCGGAGCTTACAGAAGAGTTCGTTAGCGTCGTTAAAAAAGATTTCCATATGTACTCAGCTGATAAGTTTTTGGTTTTAGCTAGAAAATACCTGGGTAGTGAAGCTAGTGATGAAACATTGAAAGAGGTCCAAGAAGTAAGCCAAAGAGAGACAATTGAATTTGCAGATGTTTTAGAAAGTTTTAATAAATATCGGCATCATGATCGCCCTGATAAATACGATCTTCCGATGGAATACTATAATGATAGAGGCGAGAATGATTCAGAATTTATCGACCACTCATTTTCAACGAAGAAGAGAAAAAATTTAAGAGCTTTGTACGATGCCGCTCTTAACGAGATTGAAAGGTTGCGACACGAAAGACTCACTACTTTGGCTAAAATCAGTGAACAGCGCAAAATCTCATTCAACTTAGAAAAAGAATATTCGGGTTTAGTTATTTCAGAAGGGGATTCCTCAAGTCGAGGTATTGAGCTAGGTAATATGATTGAGGCGTCAAAGAGAGAGCTTGAACGTCTAGACACAATACTTATGGGTTTAAGTCAAAATATTGCAAACATGCAGAGTGAAAAGCGTTCAGTTGTTGGTGCGAGTCGGCTAAATCCTGATCAAATCGACAGCCCTAGCTTTCTATAG
- a CDS encoding transposase: MTQSRDSLISLSDTPYYHCISRCVRRAFLCGEDKYTGQSFEHRRQWVIDRVKYLTDVFPIEICAYAIMSNHYHLVLFVNEEALAHCSDSEICERWNKIYSLTPIVSRWQKGELNSDAQKENALEVITEWRQRLSSISWFMRCLNEFIACKANKEDKCKGASGKVGLNHKHYSMKKHC; this comes from the coding sequence ATGACTCAATCTCGCGATAGCTTAATTTCACTTTCCGATACCCCTTATTACCATTGTATCTCCCGCTGTGTCCGCCGTGCCTTTTTGTGTGGCGAAGACAAATACACAGGGCAAAGCTTTGAACATCGACGTCAGTGGGTTATTGATAGAGTGAAATATTTAACGGATGTGTTTCCTATTGAAATTTGTGCTTATGCGATCATGTCTAACCATTATCATCTTGTATTGTTTGTTAATGAAGAAGCGTTAGCTCATTGTTCTGACAGCGAAATATGCGAGCGTTGGAATAAAATATACTCACTGACACCAATTGTATCGAGATGGCAGAAAGGGGAGTTGAATTCAGATGCCCAAAAAGAGAATGCGCTTGAAGTGATTACCGAGTGGCGCCAACGTTTATCAAGCATCTCGTGGTTTATGCGTTGTTTAAATGAGTTTATAGCCTGTAAAGCAAACAAAGAAGACAAGTGCAAAGGCGCTTCTGGGAAGGTCGGTTTAAATCACAAGCATTACTCGATGAAAAAGCACTGTTGA